A part of Winslowiella toletana genomic DNA contains:
- a CDS encoding ABC transporter ATP-binding protein, translated as MSVPAFLTTHQLSYQPHGQPRPLVDAVSFQLRAGERVALIGSSGSGKSTLLKLMLALQSATDGEVRCQQHPVRPASVRALRWYRQQVQYIAQDPATTLDPRRTVADVLAEPLRQLKRLQPDLLQLAAILAQVRLDASLLNQRCATLSGGQAQRVAIARAIALQPRFLLADEPVSGLDLPLRQQINHLLADIARQQQMGLLVVSHDLSSITCLCERVLVMDNGAIVEDAPTRQLLCHPQHPASQRLLDAIPRLPLAD; from the coding sequence ATGTCTGTGCCCGCTTTTCTTACTACCCATCAGCTCAGCTATCAGCCGCACGGCCAGCCGCGTCCGCTTGTCGACGCCGTCTCATTCCAGCTACGTGCCGGTGAACGCGTGGCGCTGATTGGCTCCTCCGGCAGCGGCAAATCCACACTGCTGAAACTGATGCTGGCATTGCAAAGCGCCACTGACGGCGAAGTGCGCTGCCAGCAACATCCGGTGCGCCCCGCATCGGTACGGGCGCTGCGCTGGTATCGCCAGCAGGTGCAATATATCGCGCAGGATCCAGCCACCACGCTCGATCCGCGCCGCACGGTGGCGGATGTGCTGGCCGAACCGCTGCGCCAGTTAAAGCGTCTGCAACCCGACCTGCTTCAGCTGGCAGCGATTCTGGCGCAGGTCAGGCTCGATGCCAGCCTGTTAAATCAGCGCTGCGCCACTCTCTCCGGCGGTCAGGCGCAGCGCGTGGCTATCGCGCGGGCGATTGCGCTGCAACCGCGTTTTCTGCTGGCGGACGAACCGGTTAGTGGCCTTGATCTGCCGCTCAGACAACAAATCAACCACCTGCTGGCCGATATTGCCCGTCAGCAGCAGATGGGCCTGCTGGTGGTGTCACACGATCTGTCATCAATTACCTGCCTGTGCGAACGCGTGCTGGTAATGGATAACGGCGCCATCGTTGAAGACGCCCCCACCCGCCAGCTGTTGTGTCACCCGCAGCACCCGGCCAGCCAGCGTTTGCTGGACGCCATCCCCCGTTTACCTTTGGCTGATTAA
- a CDS encoding ATP-binding cassette domain-containing protein has translation MLTSLSPAPDRVLQLTNLDLNLHQQQKLHQLSFSLQRGECVCLLGESGCGKSLTASAIIGALPASARLAGRLQIAGQSVIDRPVGQRSPATRAAMIFQDSASALNPLVSVGKQLQMTLRARQPVSRRAAQQAAIALLDEMDFADSERVMACYPAELSGGQRQRVCIALALASESPLIVADEPTSALDVATQQTVIAAFQRLALRRDAPALLFITHDLVLAAQLCSRALVMSAGRLVENSTMQQLLNRPTHAASQRLVSAARHAEQMLLTTPPLRGIA, from the coding sequence ATGCTGACTTCGTTATCTCCGGCCCCTGACAGGGTGCTGCAACTGACCAATCTGGATCTGAATCTGCACCAGCAGCAAAAACTGCATCAACTCAGTTTTTCCCTGCAACGGGGCGAGTGCGTCTGTCTGCTGGGTGAATCAGGATGTGGTAAATCGCTAACCGCCAGCGCCATTATTGGCGCACTGCCCGCATCGGCGCGCCTGGCGGGTAGACTGCAAATTGCCGGACAGTCGGTGATTGATCGCCCGGTGGGCCAGCGCTCCCCTGCGACACGTGCAGCGATGATTTTTCAGGACTCCGCCAGCGCCCTTAATCCGCTGGTGAGTGTCGGCAAGCAGCTGCAGATGACACTGCGCGCCAGACAACCGGTTTCCCGGCGTGCAGCGCAGCAGGCGGCGATTGCGCTGCTGGATGAGATGGATTTCGCTGATAGTGAGCGGGTGATGGCCTGTTATCCCGCCGAGCTGTCGGGCGGCCAGCGTCAGCGCGTCTGCATCGCACTGGCGCTGGCCAGCGAAAGCCCGCTGATTGTCGCCGACGAACCCACCAGTGCGCTGGATGTCGCCACGCAACAGACGGTAATCGCGGCGTTCCAGCGCCTGGCGCTGCGTCGCGATGCGCCCGCGCTGCTGTTTATCACCCACGATCTGGTGCTGGCTGCGCAGCTCTGCAGCCGGGCGCTGGTGATGTCAGCCGGGCGGCTGGTGGAAAACAGCACCATGCAGCAACTGCTGAACCGGCCAACGCATGCGGCCAGTCAGCGGCTGGTCAGCGCCGCACGCCACGCGGAACAGATGCTGCTCACCACGCCCCCGCTGCGGGGGATTGCCTGA
- a CDS encoding biofilm development regulator YmgB/AriR family protein, protein MRAHTPGAGRAITDYFNSPAWQAPREAELLAAVMTELMQAGKPATSKAIIATVISKLEHEVDEALLQGYRNVLAQLMDEKAE, encoded by the coding sequence ATGCGAGCACATACACCCGGCGCAGGCCGTGCGATTACCGACTACTTTAACAGCCCAGCCTGGCAAGCACCGCGTGAGGCTGAGTTGCTGGCGGCAGTGATGACCGAACTGATGCAAGCCGGTAAACCGGCTACCAGCAAAGCGATTATCGCCACGGTGATTAGCAAACTGGAACATGAAGTCGATGAGGCGTTGTTACAGGGCTATCGCAATGTACTGGCGCAGCTGATGGATGAGAAAGCGGAGTAA
- a CDS encoding helix-turn-helix domain-containing protein codes for MTERNLFAELMQGMEEMAAHRKGKITLKTHKVSRHRVSIAPEELKSVRERLNLSQAVFASYLHTGESTYQNWEQGRAKPNAQAVLLILMVARNPETLQTLASL; via the coding sequence ATGACAGAGCGTAACCTGTTCGCTGAACTTATGCAGGGTATGGAAGAAATGGCCGCACACCGGAAGGGTAAGATCACCCTGAAAACCCATAAAGTCTCCCGCCATCGGGTTTCAATTGCGCCGGAAGAACTTAAATCAGTGCGCGAAAGACTGAATCTTTCCCAGGCTGTTTTTGCCAGCTATCTGCATACCGGTGAATCCACTTATCAGAACTGGGAACAGGGCAGGGCTAAACCAAATGCGCAGGCTGTACTTTTAATCCTCATGGTAGCTCGTAACCCTGAAACCTTGCAGACCCTTGCCAGCTTGTAG
- the cspE gene encoding transcription antiterminator/RNA stability regulator CspE gives MSNKMTGLVKWFNAEKGFGFISPTDGSKDVFVHFSAIQNDGFKSLDEGQKVEFTIENGQKGPAAANVTAI, from the coding sequence ATGTCTAACAAAATGACTGGTTTAGTAAAATGGTTCAACGCTGAGAAAGGCTTCGGTTTCATTTCTCCAACTGACGGCAGCAAAGATGTATTCGTACACTTCTCTGCAATTCAGAACGATGGCTTCAAAAGCCTCGACGAAGGTCAGAAAGTTGAGTTCACCATTGAAAATGGCCAGAAAGGCCCAGCAGCTGCTAACGTAACTGCTATCTAA
- a CDS encoding MarC family NAAT transporter: MLELFKAIGLGLVVLLPLANPLTTVALFLGLAGDMNFSERNKQARDASLYVFIIMTVAYYAGNLVMDTFGISIPGLRIAGGLIVAFIGFRMLFPHKPAGQSVEAEHKQDELNEHKGVNIAFVPLAMPSTAGPGTIAMIISSASTIRDSTQFSPWVISVAPVLTFIAVSVILWISLRSSGGIMRIVGKGGIEAISRLMGFLLVCMGVQFIINGVLEVVSTYSPA; this comes from the coding sequence ATGCTGGAACTGTTTAAGGCGATTGGCCTGGGTCTGGTGGTATTACTGCCGCTGGCTAACCCGCTGACCACCGTGGCGCTGTTTTTAGGCCTGGCGGGCGATATGAACTTTAGCGAGCGCAACAAGCAAGCGCGCGATGCCTCGCTGTACGTTTTTATTATTATGACCGTAGCGTATTACGCCGGTAACCTGGTGATGGATACCTTTGGCATCTCGATTCCTGGCCTGCGGATTGCCGGTGGCTTAATTGTCGCCTTTATCGGTTTTCGCATGCTGTTCCCGCACAAACCGGCCGGTCAGTCGGTGGAGGCCGAGCACAAGCAGGATGAGTTAAACGAACATAAAGGGGTCAATATTGCCTTTGTACCGCTGGCGATGCCCAGCACCGCCGGTCCGGGCACCATTGCGATGATTATCAGTTCCGCTTCCACCATCCGCGACAGCACGCAGTTCTCGCCGTGGGTGATCAGCGTCGCGCCGGTGCTGACCTTTATCGCGGTCAGTGTGATTTTATGGATTAGCCTGCGCAGCTCCGGCGGCATTATGCGCATCGTCGGCAAAGGCGGTATCGAAGCCATCTCACGCCTGATGGGGTTCCTGCTGGTGTGCATGGGCGTGCAATTTATCATTAATGGCGTTTTAGAGGTTGTCAGCACTTATTCGCCTGCGTAA
- a CDS encoding VOC family protein → MTIQLSAFDHVHIYVDDIQQATRWYHEVLGFSVCQPLLNWYQQGGPLTLQQGNIHLALFKRQQHAAGHTVAFRCNAAQFIAAQRHLSQHDVTFSLSDHQLSWSIYFSDPFANRYEITSYEYAALQP, encoded by the coding sequence ATGACAATCCAGCTTTCGGCTTTCGACCATGTACATATTTATGTCGATGACATACAGCAGGCGACACGCTGGTATCATGAGGTATTAGGATTTAGCGTTTGTCAGCCACTACTGAACTGGTATCAGCAGGGTGGGCCATTAACACTTCAACAGGGCAATATTCATCTGGCGCTATTTAAACGCCAGCAGCATGCCGCAGGTCATACCGTCGCCTTTCGCTGCAACGCCGCGCAGTTTATCGCTGCACAACGGCACCTTAGTCAGCATGATGTCACTTTCAGCCTTAGCGATCATCAGCTCTCCTGGTCGATCTATTTTAGCGATCCCTTTGCTAACCGTTACGAAATCACCAGTTATGAATATGCTGCTTTGCAGCCCTGA
- a CDS encoding ABC transporter substrate-binding protein: protein MKARALWILSITLLLSGCFNEKEVKSDSSRIRLAMLQPPRSALSPLSDDAFKLSRWQTAETLVNLDALGEAKPALATRWQQLDDRRWRFELRENVHFHDGTLLTAATVIRSLNAATQAAPKPRILDGVTLEIAADGDHAVIITSADPDPLIPQRLSSPQLAILAARAYGANGSVDPVGSGSGPFILSKVNGTSSASLNRFADYWGEKAQASGIDVSFVPDGAARAAALRTNSADVVEAVPVSQAALLKPEQIHEVPMPRTNTLYLNSQQGTFRDPALRAAVREAINRQQLVDNVYEKRADVAQGLLGPALPWAAQLRQPVAHPQAAARPNGQLMTLATFSDRAELPEVAVYLAQQLTAAGFQVKQVVREYAHIEADALAGKFDAFILSRATVLDSGDPVAYMYSDFACKGSFNIAQLCQPAIDQALQRAAATPAGEARRQAIIAAENLILATDAAIPMLHERVIQGESPAVRSADRDPRERRLISSQTHLE from the coding sequence ATGAAAGCTCGCGCCCTGTGGATACTGAGCATCACGTTGCTGCTTAGCGGCTGTTTTAACGAAAAGGAGGTCAAATCAGACAGCTCACGCATTCGTCTGGCGATGCTACAACCGCCACGCTCCGCCCTGTCGCCGCTGAGTGACGACGCGTTTAAACTGTCACGCTGGCAGACAGCCGAAACACTGGTCAATCTTGATGCGCTGGGCGAAGCAAAACCAGCGCTGGCCACCCGCTGGCAGCAGCTTGACGATCGCCGCTGGCGCTTTGAGTTACGCGAGAATGTCCATTTCCATGACGGTACGCTGTTAACGGCAGCCACGGTGATCCGCTCACTTAACGCCGCCACTCAGGCTGCGCCTAAGCCACGTATTCTTGATGGCGTTACGCTGGAGATTGCCGCCGACGGCGATCATGCGGTGATCATCACCAGCGCCGATCCCGATCCGCTGATCCCGCAGCGCCTCTCCAGCCCGCAACTGGCGATTCTGGCAGCCAGAGCCTATGGCGCAAATGGCAGCGTTGATCCGGTCGGCAGCGGCAGCGGGCCGTTTATTCTCAGCAAAGTGAATGGCACCAGCAGCGCCAGCTTAAACCGCTTTGCTGACTACTGGGGTGAGAAAGCGCAGGCCAGCGGGATTGATGTCAGCTTTGTGCCGGACGGTGCAGCGCGCGCGGCGGCATTGCGCACCAACAGCGCCGATGTGGTGGAAGCGGTGCCGGTCTCGCAGGCCGCCCTGCTGAAACCGGAACAGATTCATGAAGTGCCAATGCCGCGCACCAACACCCTGTATCTGAACAGCCAGCAGGGAACCTTCCGCGATCCGGCGCTGCGTGCCGCCGTACGTGAGGCGATCAATCGCCAGCAGCTGGTGGATAACGTCTATGAAAAACGCGCGGATGTCGCGCAAGGATTGTTAGGTCCGGCGCTGCCGTGGGCGGCGCAGCTGCGTCAGCCGGTCGCGCATCCGCAGGCGGCAGCCAGACCCAATGGCCAGCTGATGACTCTCGCCACCTTCAGTGACCGCGCTGAACTGCCGGAAGTGGCGGTTTATCTGGCGCAGCAGCTCACCGCCGCTGGTTTTCAGGTGAAGCAGGTGGTGCGTGAATATGCTCATATTGAAGCGGATGCGCTGGCGGGTAAGTTTGACGCCTTTATCCTGTCGCGCGCCACGGTGCTCGACTCCGGCGATCCGGTCGCCTATATGTACAGCGACTTTGCCTGCAAGGGTTCATTTAACATTGCGCAGCTATGCCAGCCGGCGATCGATCAGGCGCTGCAACGGGCAGCAGCCACGCCAGCTGGTGAGGCGCGTCGTCAGGCAATCATCGCGGCGGAAAACCTGATTCTGGCCACTGATGCCGCCATCCCGATGCTGCACGAACGGGTGATTCAGGGGGAAAGTCCGGCAGTACGCAGTGCCGATCGTGATCCGCGCGAACGTCGGCTGATCTCCAGCCAGACTCATCTGGAGTGA